Proteins found in one Brevibacillus brevis genomic segment:
- a CDS encoding phospho-sugar mutase — protein MNANWYTHYTRWNECESLDSELRQQLTAMHADEKQLADCFSAPIAFGTGGMRGVMEPGINRINLYTIRKASAGLALYLRETYPDLAVKKVVIAYDSRKHSQLFAKETAKVLGQYGITTCIFNQLTPTPLLSFAVRHFCACAGIVITASHNPPEYNGYKIYGADGGQITLATAERLMDHIVAAGNELEITPADEQELCKNGLLHYIDDSLLDTYLEKVKQLRVHPDLSPAIREQMKIVFTPLHGTTHDSITRGLKLFGYTQVSVVPEQAVPDPNFSTVDSPNPEEPEAFRLAISYAEQVDADMIMGTDPDGDRLGVLVKNQAGDYSVLTGNQLGALLLHYLLETKQKKGKLPKNGIVLKTIVTSEMGRAIATDFGISTEDTLTGFKYIGEKIDAYEKSGAYVFQFGYEESYGYLIGDFVRDKDAVQTALLLADMCAYYKSQDKSLAATLSDLFNRYGHYAEELISFTCKGGDGMQKISATMSSLRNQPLSQIASHPVIAIEDYANRIRTDCQTGTTTPLTLPVSDTIKYFFHDHSWFCVRPSGTEPKIKIYLGVKGTSSQDSQERLFTLKQAVLQMLGF, from the coding sequence ATGAATGCAAACTGGTACACACACTACACACGCTGGAACGAGTGTGAATCCCTCGATTCAGAGCTTCGTCAGCAGTTGACCGCCATGCACGCTGATGAAAAGCAGCTTGCGGATTGCTTCTCTGCCCCGATTGCATTTGGAACCGGAGGCATGCGTGGGGTCATGGAGCCGGGAATAAACCGCATCAACTTATACACGATTCGCAAAGCAAGCGCGGGGCTGGCTCTTTATTTGCGCGAAACATATCCGGATCTGGCCGTCAAAAAAGTCGTCATTGCCTATGATTCACGGAAACACTCACAGTTGTTTGCCAAGGAAACTGCCAAAGTTCTCGGTCAGTACGGGATTACTACATGTATATTCAATCAGCTGACTCCTACCCCTCTGCTTTCCTTTGCTGTCCGTCACTTTTGCGCGTGTGCTGGCATTGTCATTACAGCAAGCCATAACCCGCCCGAATATAATGGCTACAAAATTTATGGCGCAGACGGGGGACAAATTACGCTCGCCACAGCCGAGCGACTTATGGACCATATCGTTGCAGCCGGAAATGAACTCGAAATCACTCCAGCAGATGAGCAAGAGCTGTGCAAAAATGGACTGCTCCACTATATTGACGATTCTCTCTTAGATACGTATTTGGAAAAAGTAAAGCAATTGCGCGTCCATCCAGACTTATCTCCTGCCATCCGGGAGCAAATGAAGATTGTCTTTACTCCCCTGCACGGCACGACGCATGACTCCATCACGCGTGGATTGAAATTGTTCGGGTATACACAAGTAAGTGTCGTTCCAGAGCAAGCTGTCCCCGATCCTAACTTTTCGACGGTAGACTCGCCTAATCCCGAAGAGCCTGAGGCCTTTCGATTAGCGATTTCGTACGCCGAACAAGTCGATGCCGACATGATCATGGGGACGGACCCTGATGGAGATCGTCTCGGCGTGCTCGTCAAAAATCAGGCAGGAGACTACAGCGTCCTGACCGGGAATCAGTTGGGAGCCTTGCTTCTTCATTACCTGCTGGAAACCAAACAAAAAAAGGGGAAGCTCCCCAAAAACGGCATCGTATTGAAAACGATCGTCACATCTGAAATGGGCAGGGCCATCGCGACAGACTTCGGCATATCAACAGAAGACACTTTGACAGGCTTCAAATATATTGGCGAAAAAATCGATGCCTACGAAAAGAGTGGAGCGTACGTCTTCCAATTTGGTTACGAAGAAAGCTACGGATACTTAATCGGCGATTTTGTCCGTGATAAGGATGCCGTACAAACAGCTTTGTTGCTTGCTGACATGTGCGCGTATTACAAATCTCAGGACAAAAGCCTCGCTGCCACACTGAGTGACTTATTCAACCGTTACGGTCATTATGCGGAAGAGCTGATTTCTTTCACGTGCAAAGGAGGAGATGGCATGCAAAAAATATCGGCAACGATGTCTTCCCTGCGCAATCAGCCCCTTTCCCAAATCGCCTCCCACCCCGTCATAGCCATCGAAGATTATGCCAACCGAATCCGCACAGATTGTCAAACAGGTACAACCACGCCGCTCACCTTGCCTGTATCAGATACCATCAAATACTTTTTCCACGATCATTCGTGGTTTTGTGTCAGACCCTCAGGTACGGAGCCCAAAATCAAAATCTATTTAGGCGTGAAAGGAACGAGTAGTCAGGATAGCCAAGAAAGGCTCTTCACCTTGAAGCAAGCTGTCTTGCAAATGCTCGGTTTCTAG
- a CDS encoding asparaginase → MNVVANVYRGEQVESSHLGHIAVVDSQGTLLYSYGDPHRLTYARSSMKPLQTIPVIETGTADRYGFEPADLSLCCASHSGEPRHRTRALSMLARAGQPEAALQCGTHVPRHEESYKQLIREGKPLTPVFSNCSGKHSGMIATATHMGEDVTTYHLPTHPVQQRILEVVEDITGYPKDKINLGTDGCGVPVHQLPLAHYAWAFAKLARPEVIENSERRKAVQRITDAMTAHPEMVGGENRYCTDLMSAFGGRIVGKAGAESVYCLGDRETGLGIAIKIEDGGPRAINPVVNEVLRQLGIGLDGALDRLAEYTNPPITNMSGNVVGRIETSFHLAKTDFSLRV, encoded by the coding sequence ATGAACGTCGTTGCCAACGTATACCGGGGAGAACAGGTAGAGAGCTCACATCTTGGTCATATCGCAGTCGTTGATTCGCAGGGGACATTGCTCTATTCGTACGGGGACCCGCATCGCCTCACATATGCACGCTCCAGTATGAAGCCGTTGCAGACGATTCCGGTAATCGAGACGGGGACGGCAGACCGGTATGGTTTTGAGCCAGCTGATCTCTCGCTCTGTTGCGCTTCTCACAGTGGAGAGCCACGCCATCGGACGCGGGCGCTCTCGATGCTTGCGCGAGCAGGTCAGCCAGAAGCAGCATTGCAATGCGGGACACATGTGCCACGGCATGAGGAGAGCTACAAACAGCTGATTCGGGAGGGCAAGCCGCTTACACCTGTATTCTCGAATTGCTCCGGCAAGCACTCCGGCATGATTGCCACGGCGACACATATGGGGGAGGACGTAACTACTTATCATTTGCCTACGCATCCGGTGCAACAACGGATTCTCGAAGTAGTCGAGGACATAACAGGCTACCCCAAAGACAAAATCAACCTCGGGACAGATGGCTGTGGGGTTCCCGTCCATCAATTGCCGCTCGCCCATTACGCGTGGGCATTCGCCAAGCTGGCGAGACCAGAGGTAATCGAGAATTCCGAGCGACGAAAAGCGGTTCAGCGAATTACGGATGCCATGACCGCTCATCCCGAAATGGTCGGAGGCGAGAATCGATATTGCACAGACCTCATGTCAGCCTTTGGCGGTCGTATCGTAGGGAAGGCAGGCGCTGAGTCCGTGTATTGCTTGGGGGATAGAGAAACAGGATTGGGCATTGCTATCAAAATCGAGGATGGAGGACCACGGGCGATCAACCCGGTCGTCAATGAAGTGCTTCGTCAACTGGGAATTGGCCTAGATGGTGCTTTGGATAGGCTCGCCGAATATACCAACCCGCCCATTACAAACATGAGTGGTAACGTTGTTGGACGGATCGAGACGTCCTTCCATCTAGCCAAGACAGATTTTTCTTTACGTGTATAA
- a CDS encoding GDP-mannose 4,6-dehydratase has translation MKALITGVTGFAGSHLAEYLLSRGDVDVYGTFRSLTKKEQLGHLMDRVHMENCELRDPQSVNELIQRIKPDLIFHLAAQSFVPTSVSSPADTMVNNIVPQLNLFEAVRNHAVACKIQIACSSEEYGLVYPEEIPIKETNPLRPLNPYAVSKIAQDYLGYQYHHSYGLAIIRTRTFHHTGPRRGESYVTSNFAKQIAQIELGLQEPKVHVGNLGAIRDFTDVRDIVKAYWLAITRGEPGDVYNISAGTRYTIEDMLKTLLALTDVQVEIHVDTNRLRPSDVDIVLGDSSLFREKTGWEPEISFQKTMEDVLNYWRSVLRKPNSS, from the coding sequence ATGAAGGCATTGATTACCGGAGTAACGGGATTTGCCGGCAGTCACTTGGCTGAGTATCTACTGTCGCGGGGAGATGTAGATGTTTACGGCACATTCCGGTCCCTTACCAAAAAAGAGCAGCTGGGGCATCTGATGGACCGCGTGCATATGGAAAACTGTGAATTAAGAGATCCCCAATCTGTAAATGAACTCATCCAGAGAATAAAGCCCGATCTCATTTTTCATCTGGCTGCTCAAAGCTTTGTCCCCACCTCGGTGTCGTCTCCTGCAGATACGATGGTAAACAATATTGTCCCACAGTTAAATTTGTTCGAGGCGGTACGCAACCATGCTGTTGCTTGCAAAATTCAAATTGCTTGCTCCAGTGAGGAATACGGTTTGGTTTATCCGGAGGAAATCCCTATTAAGGAGACCAATCCCCTCCGTCCTCTCAATCCGTACGCGGTCAGTAAAATTGCCCAGGATTACCTCGGGTATCAATATCACCACAGTTACGGTCTGGCGATCATCCGTACACGTACCTTTCACCATACAGGTCCGAGAAGAGGCGAAAGCTATGTAACCTCTAATTTTGCCAAACAAATTGCCCAGATTGAGCTTGGCCTGCAAGAGCCAAAAGTACATGTCGGCAATCTTGGGGCCATTCGCGACTTCACGGATGTACGGGATATTGTCAAGGCGTATTGGTTGGCGATTACGCGAGGTGAGCCAGGTGATGTCTACAATATATCCGCAGGTACTCGCTATACCATCGAGGACATGTTGAAGACGCTGCTCGCTCTAACTGATGTGCAGGTAGAAATACATGTAGACACCAATCGGTTGCGCCCCTCTGATGTAGACATTGTATTGGGAGACTCTTCTTTGTTTCGAGAAAAGACGGGATGGGAGCCCGAGATCTCGTTCCAGAAAACGATGGAAGATGTATTGAATTACTGGCGCTCTGTGCTACGCAAGCCTAACAGCTCTTAA
- the glf gene encoding UDP-galactopyranose mutase produces MKVDWLIVGAGFTGATLAERIANQLDQKVLVVEGRNHIGGNAYDCYDEQGVLIHKYGSHTFHTNSKLVWDYLSRFTQWRPYFHEVRAYVDGIKIPLPFNLNALSALFSPQYAQKLESLLIRQYGFGAKIPILKLRESTHEELGFLAEFIYQKVFHRYTIKQWDLKPEELDPSVSARVPVYVSRDNRFFQDTYQGIPLHGFTAMFHRMLDHPNIKVLLNTDYQEIADEIRYKRMIYTGPIDSFFGNKHGQLPYRSLRFHFETHQKAWYQEVGTVNYPNEYDFTRILEQKHLTGQVVPHTTISFVYPQPYSPGKNEPYYPIPRKENSQRYSLYKQEAEQIRDRVLFAGRLADYQYYNMDQAVARALTLFKQIVAE; encoded by the coding sequence ATGAAGGTGGATTGGCTGATCGTCGGAGCTGGGTTTACAGGTGCTACACTCGCAGAGCGGATTGCCAATCAGCTTGATCAGAAAGTGTTGGTGGTAGAGGGGCGCAATCATATCGGAGGAAATGCTTATGATTGCTATGATGAGCAGGGGGTACTGATTCACAAATACGGTTCGCACACCTTTCATACGAATTCCAAGCTGGTTTGGGACTATTTGTCGCGTTTTACCCAGTGGCGGCCGTACTTCCATGAGGTGCGTGCCTATGTCGATGGCATAAAAATACCGCTGCCTTTCAATCTAAATGCATTGTCCGCATTGTTTTCCCCGCAATATGCACAGAAATTGGAGAGCTTGCTGATCCGTCAATATGGATTCGGGGCGAAGATTCCGATTCTGAAGCTTCGGGAAAGTACGCATGAAGAGCTTGGCTTTTTGGCTGAGTTCATTTATCAAAAAGTATTTCATCGGTATACCATCAAGCAATGGGATTTGAAGCCGGAGGAGCTGGATCCGTCTGTTTCCGCAAGGGTTCCTGTATATGTCAGCAGGGACAATCGGTTTTTTCAGGACACGTATCAGGGAATTCCGTTGCATGGCTTTACAGCAATGTTTCATCGTATGCTCGACCATCCGAATATTAAGGTGCTCCTCAATACGGACTATCAAGAAATCGCGGATGAAATTAGGTATAAACGTATGATTTACACAGGCCCGATCGATTCATTTTTTGGCAATAAGCATGGACAATTGCCTTATCGAAGCCTGCGCTTTCATTTTGAAACGCATCAAAAGGCATGGTACCAAGAAGTGGGGACGGTCAATTATCCCAATGAGTATGATTTCACCAGAATCCTCGAACAAAAGCACCTCACAGGTCAAGTCGTTCCTCACACAACCATATCTTTCGTATATCCACAGCCGTATTCACCTGGCAAAAACGAGCCATATTATCCAATTCCCCGCAAGGAAAACAGCCAACGGTACAGCCTCTATAAACAAGAAGCGGAGCAAATACGCGATCGGGTGCTTTTTGCGGGCAGGCTTGCGGACTATCAATACTACAACATGGATCAAGCAGTGGCGCGGGCATTGACCTTGTTTAAGCAGATTGTCGCAGAATAG
- a CDS encoding glycosyltransferase family 2 protein, with amino-acid sequence MSMQSLPLVSVITPSYNQAKFIKRTIDSVLTQDYPHIEHIVVDGASTDGTQNILQQYSHLGDRFRFVSEPDRGQSHAVNKGLQMARGEIIGWLNSDDTYFPGAIRKAVTALQQNPNWGVVYGKGLHIDENDKVKYPYIWVEFDRKKLFNFNLICQPAAFLRKHAFEAVGGVNEEHDWCMDYDLWNRISLHYPIGTIPEFLANSRLYDACKTFVYELEPGFSEILKTSVKHHGTISNEWLYHYTQKHYKQGAFWFLNKLKAYHAFGPSPQIIASNRYPDAWAPQNLRMTIEASHGPMHALLFKGSNQNTAPLLHFHVMRNGKLVHKFQVTQERFQVAIPIASEGQRCEVSIFCSQQILQSHPNNPEVKRSVSYHLEEVLPLSYEEYQFYQEFTKGKAHIENWVNRRVPSPRI; translated from the coding sequence ATGTCCATGCAATCCCTTCCTCTCGTAAGTGTCATCACCCCTTCGTACAATCAGGCAAAATTTATCAAACGAACGATCGATAGTGTACTAACACAGGACTATCCCCATATTGAGCATATTGTGGTCGATGGCGCTTCAACTGACGGTACGCAGAATATTTTGCAGCAATACAGCCATCTTGGGGACCGCTTCCGCTTCGTTTCCGAGCCAGATCGCGGCCAATCCCATGCCGTCAATAAAGGATTACAAATGGCACGAGGCGAGATTATCGGTTGGCTCAATTCGGATGATACGTATTTTCCCGGTGCCATTCGAAAAGCAGTGACTGCCTTGCAGCAAAATCCCAATTGGGGCGTTGTTTACGGAAAAGGGCTCCACATTGATGAGAACGACAAAGTTAAGTATCCGTACATTTGGGTAGAGTTTGACAGAAAAAAATTGTTTAATTTCAACCTCATTTGCCAACCCGCTGCTTTCCTGCGCAAGCATGCCTTTGAAGCAGTTGGTGGTGTAAATGAAGAACACGACTGGTGCATGGATTACGATTTGTGGAACCGGATTTCCCTGCATTATCCGATTGGGACGATACCGGAATTCTTGGCTAACTCACGCTTATATGACGCATGCAAAACGTTTGTCTATGAATTGGAGCCAGGATTTTCCGAAATTTTGAAAACAAGCGTGAAGCATCATGGCACCATCTCGAATGAATGGCTCTATCACTACACGCAGAAGCATTACAAGCAAGGAGCATTTTGGTTTCTAAACAAGCTGAAAGCGTATCATGCATTCGGACCCTCTCCCCAAATCATTGCATCCAACCGCTACCCGGACGCATGGGCTCCCCAAAACCTGAGAATGACCATCGAAGCCAGCCATGGACCGATGCACGCTTTGCTTTTCAAAGGAAGCAACCAAAATACCGCCCCTCTCCTGCATTTTCATGTCATGAGGAATGGGAAACTCGTACACAAATTCCAAGTTACCCAGGAGCGTTTTCAAGTCGCGATTCCCATTGCCTCCGAGGGACAGCGATGTGAAGTGAGTATTTTTTGCAGCCAACAGATCCTTCAGAGCCACCCCAACAATCCTGAAGTCAAACGATCTGTCAGCTACCATTTGGAAGAAGTCCTCCCGCTTTCCTATGAGGAGTACCAATTTTATCAGGAATTTACCAAAGGCAAGGCCCATATCGAAAATTGGGTAAATCGCAGAGTCCCTTCGCCTCGAATTTGA
- the gmd gene encoding GDP-mannose 4,6-dehydratase, translated as MKTAFLTGITGQDGAYLAKFLLEKGYHVVGLVPRRSSVDRWRLEYLNIADQVEYKDGDLLDVSSLTRALKACKPAEVYHLGAQSFVGSSWEQPILTAQVTGMGVLHVLEAIRETDPSIKMYQASSSELYGLIQEPQQSEQTPFYPRSPYAVSKLFGYWMTKNYRESFQMFSTNGILFNHESPLRGLEFVTRKVTHAVARIAANQQKELRLGNIQAKRDWGFAGDFVEAMWLMLQQDKPDDYVIATGKTSTVEEMCKIAFDYVGLNYLDYVVIDPELYRPAEVDILLGNPEKAKRELDWTPKTKLEELIHMMVEADMQRVAKQ; from the coding sequence ATGAAAACAGCTTTCCTCACAGGAATTACAGGTCAGGACGGCGCCTATCTGGCAAAATTTCTGCTGGAGAAGGGGTACCATGTGGTGGGACTGGTTCCACGCCGGAGCTCAGTGGACAGGTGGCGGCTGGAGTATTTGAACATCGCAGATCAGGTGGAGTACAAGGACGGCGATCTATTGGATGTGTCGTCGTTGACGCGTGCACTAAAGGCATGTAAACCAGCAGAAGTGTATCATTTAGGTGCACAGAGCTTTGTCGGTTCGTCATGGGAACAGCCTATTTTGACCGCGCAAGTAACAGGAATGGGTGTTCTGCATGTTCTGGAGGCGATTCGGGAAACAGACCCCTCCATCAAAATGTATCAGGCTTCGTCAAGTGAGCTGTACGGGCTAATCCAGGAGCCACAGCAATCGGAGCAAACGCCTTTTTACCCAAGGAGCCCATATGCAGTCTCCAAGCTGTTTGGCTACTGGATGACCAAAAACTATCGGGAAAGCTTTCAAATGTTTAGCACCAACGGCATTTTATTCAATCATGAATCACCTTTGCGTGGGCTGGAATTCGTTACGAGGAAAGTGACACATGCTGTCGCAAGAATTGCCGCGAACCAGCAAAAAGAACTGCGGCTGGGGAATATTCAGGCGAAGCGGGATTGGGGCTTTGCTGGAGATTTCGTAGAAGCGATGTGGCTGATGCTTCAGCAGGATAAGCCGGATGATTATGTCATAGCGACAGGAAAAACATCGACAGTGGAAGAGATGTGCAAAATCGCTTTCGATTATGTTGGGTTGAACTACCTGGATTACGTCGTGATCGACCCGGAATTGTATCGGCCAGCAGAAGTGGACATTTTGTTGGGCAATCCGGAAAAAGCGAAAAGAGAGCTCGACTGGACACCGAAAACGAAGTTGGAAGAGCTCATTCACATGATGGTCGAAGCGGATATGCAGCGGGTTGCCAAACAATAA
- a CDS encoding peptide ABC transporter substrate-binding protein — MNMRKGWKLLSTAALVTVLAITGCSQSATPTQPGGGGTAGQASSDSGGQANAAAKLKLNLKTEPPSLDPPKGFDSTSNEVLNATMEGLVRLDKDHKPQAAMAEKWAVSEDGKTYTFTLRDSKWSNGEPVTAQDFEFAFKRIVDPNNAFPSAFLAYYIDGAEAFNKGTGNADGVQVKAVDEKTFEVKLKAPTGYFLHILTQPTFFPVNKKVVESNPKWAEGAASIVTNGPFKMEDWVHDQSVKLVKNDGYWDRDSIKYAGIEFVMVNDENTQFQMYKTGQLDMIQTVPNDMKKQLIDSGEAKVETEASIYYYRMNTTMPPFTNANIRKAFALAIDRKTLIDNVVQGKQTPAMAHVPLGFPEPDGADFRTKGGDFFKDNDVEQAKALLKKGMEEEGWTTLPPVTMTYNTSDAHKAIAQVLQEMYKKNLGVDVKLENKEWKVFLAEQRARTLQFSRSTIPADYGDPVNYLELFVTDHPGNRINYSNKEYDALVEKIRNTADEPERFKLMHDAEKIFMDEMPLVPIYFGTKVFMEQPNIKGIVRHPVGTIDYKWVEIGNK; from the coding sequence ATGAACATGCGAAAAGGATGGAAGCTGCTTAGTACCGCTGCACTTGTCACTGTCCTTGCCATTACAGGTTGTAGTCAGTCGGCAACGCCGACACAGCCAGGAGGGGGAGGTACAGCAGGTCAAGCGTCCTCAGATTCAGGTGGACAAGCCAATGCCGCTGCAAAACTCAAGCTCAACCTGAAGACCGAACCACCTTCGCTCGATCCGCCAAAGGGCTTTGACAGTACTTCCAACGAAGTGTTGAATGCCACAATGGAAGGCTTAGTTCGACTGGACAAGGATCACAAGCCGCAAGCAGCCATGGCTGAGAAATGGGCAGTGAGTGAGGATGGAAAAACGTACACCTTTACCCTACGCGATAGCAAATGGTCGAATGGTGAACCAGTCACAGCGCAGGATTTCGAGTTTGCGTTTAAGCGCATTGTCGATCCGAACAATGCATTCCCGTCTGCTTTTCTCGCCTATTACATCGATGGAGCAGAAGCGTTCAACAAAGGAACAGGAAATGCAGACGGCGTACAGGTAAAAGCCGTTGACGAGAAGACGTTTGAAGTAAAGCTGAAGGCACCAACAGGTTATTTCCTCCACATCCTGACGCAGCCGACCTTCTTCCCCGTGAATAAAAAAGTAGTGGAGAGCAATCCGAAATGGGCGGAAGGCGCCGCAAGCATCGTAACCAATGGACCATTCAAAATGGAAGACTGGGTTCATGACCAATCCGTGAAGCTGGTGAAAAACGACGGCTACTGGGATCGTGATTCAATCAAATATGCGGGAATCGAGTTTGTCATGGTCAACGATGAAAATACGCAATTCCAAATGTACAAAACAGGTCAGCTCGACATGATCCAGACCGTTCCCAATGATATGAAGAAACAGTTGATCGATTCCGGAGAAGCGAAGGTGGAGACAGAAGCGTCCATCTACTACTACCGGATGAACACCACCATGCCTCCATTCACGAACGCCAACATTCGGAAAGCATTTGCACTGGCCATCGATCGCAAAACCTTGATCGACAATGTTGTGCAAGGGAAACAAACACCTGCCATGGCTCATGTACCATTGGGCTTCCCGGAGCCAGACGGAGCGGATTTCCGCACAAAGGGCGGGGATTTCTTCAAGGATAACGATGTTGAGCAAGCAAAAGCATTGCTGAAAAAAGGGATGGAAGAAGAAGGCTGGACAACCCTCCCGCCTGTCACCATGACGTATAACACGAGTGATGCGCACAAGGCCATTGCGCAAGTTTTGCAGGAAATGTACAAGAAAAATCTCGGAGTAGATGTGAAGCTGGAAAACAAGGAGTGGAAAGTATTCTTGGCAGAACAGCGTGCCCGCACTCTTCAATTCTCCCGCTCGACGATCCCTGCCGACTACGGAGACCCGGTCAATTACCTGGAGCTGTTCGTGACTGACCATCCTGGAAACCGTATCAATTACAGCAACAAAGAGTATGACGCACTGGTCGAGAAGATTCGCAACACTGCTGACGAACCCGAGCGCTTCAAGCTCATGCATGACGCGGAGAAAATTTTCATGGATGAAATGCCACTCGTACCTATCTATTTCGGCACAAAAGTATTTATGGAGCAGCCAAATATTAAAGGCATTGTTCGCCATCCAGTCGGCACGATTGACTACAAATGGGTAGAAATCGGCAATAAGTAA
- a CDS encoding glycosyltransferase family 2 protein has product MSLITVVIPTYNRAKYLPAAIESVLNQTHKDWKLLIVDDASTDHTQAIVEKYLGDPRIHYVLLPENSGIGKTMAAALERINTPYFVSLDSDDWFDGKTLEILLDEMERQPETTNVVFSNTVFWREVGDTRELSEIMRPPIYEDKYDYLEAPMVWPRFYRTQAVRDVGGFECDDPMQGRFSHDKYMLLKLIGTGNIHWVDANLYHYLIHESNNSHIKNWPQWTKARKYILTKILKLWGDEYEPVFVYTPEGWIYVSKLIPKRKPS; this is encoded by the coding sequence ATGTCGCTCATTACTGTCGTAATTCCAACCTATAATCGGGCGAAGTATCTCCCCGCAGCCATCGAAAGTGTGTTGAACCAAACGCACAAGGATTGGAAGCTCCTCATTGTAGATGACGCCTCTACTGATCACACACAGGCCATCGTCGAAAAGTACCTCGGTGATCCCCGCATTCACTACGTACTTCTCCCTGAAAATTCAGGGATCGGCAAAACAATGGCTGCTGCTCTGGAACGAATTAATACGCCCTATTTTGTCTCACTTGACTCGGACGACTGGTTCGACGGAAAAACCTTAGAAATTTTGTTGGATGAGATGGAGCGCCAACCCGAAACCACGAACGTCGTGTTCTCCAACACCGTTTTTTGGAGGGAAGTGGGTGACACGCGAGAACTATCTGAAATCATGCGGCCTCCAATCTATGAAGATAAGTATGATTACCTGGAAGCTCCGATGGTCTGGCCTCGTTTTTATCGGACACAAGCGGTTCGTGATGTCGGCGGATTTGAATGTGACGATCCAATGCAGGGAAGGTTTTCTCATGACAAGTACATGTTATTAAAATTGATCGGAACAGGTAATATTCACTGGGTCGATGCGAACCTCTATCATTATTTGATTCACGAGAGCAACAATTCCCACATAAAAAACTGGCCGCAATGGACAAAAGCAAGAAAATACATTCTAACGAAAATCTTGAAACTGTGGGGAGACGAATACGAGCCTGTTTTTGTGTACACACCGGAGGGCTGGATCTATGTGAGCAAGCTCATTCCAAAAAGGAAGCCTTCTTAA